In a genomic window of Flavobacterium lipolyticum:
- a CDS encoding N-acetylmuramoyl-L-alanine amidase, translating into MAKKLFFYLILAIIITSCSTNPYKNTEKVYDQQLKTLEGQITSKEAQPIPVVPRIVIDTTYAQQLGIIKDTLSKTGSTSLLNGIQTEWIGTVNFNLRKPSFIIIHHTAQDSLQQTINTFTKTRTQVSAHYIISENGKVVQMLNDYLRAWHAGASTWGKNTDLNSSSIGIELDNNGFKPFTEAQISSLVALLTKLKKDYNIPTQNILGHSDIAPGRKQDPSALFPWKTLAEKGFGIWSDEILEEAPFDFKIEQALRIIGYNTKNLSAAIMAFKLHYIQTDVTPTLDRKTIDTIYSIYKKQLQ; encoded by the coding sequence ATGGCAAAAAAACTTTTTTTTTACCTGATCTTAGCAATTATTATTACTTCTTGCTCTACAAATCCATATAAAAACACTGAAAAAGTTTACGATCAGCAGCTTAAAACTTTAGAAGGCCAAATTACCAGTAAAGAAGCTCAGCCAATTCCTGTAGTACCACGTATCGTTATTGATACGACTTATGCACAGCAGCTTGGCATTATAAAAGATACTTTATCAAAAACCGGCTCTACTTCTTTATTAAACGGCATACAGACAGAATGGATCGGAACAGTAAACTTTAACTTAAGAAAACCAAGTTTTATTATTATTCACCATACGGCTCAGGATTCACTTCAACAGACGATTAATACTTTTACCAAAACAAGAACTCAGGTGAGTGCTCACTACATCATATCTGAAAACGGAAAAGTAGTTCAAATGCTGAACGATTACTTGAGAGCATGGCATGCAGGAGCATCTACCTGGGGGAAAAATACAGATTTAAATTCTTCTTCTATCGGAATAGAGCTTGACAACAACGGTTTTAAACCTTTTACCGAGGCTCAGATCAGCAGTTTAGTGGCGCTATTAACGAAACTAAAGAAAGATTACAATATTCCAACTCAAAACATATTAGGACATTCTGATATTGCTCCGGGAAGGAAACAGGACCCAAGTGCCTTATTCCCTTGGAAAACTCTGGCCGAGAAAGGATTTGGAATCTGGTCAGACGAAATTCTCGAGGAAGCTCCTTTTGATTTTAAGATTGAACAGGCGCTAAGGATTATTGGATACAATACCAAGAATCTTTCAGCAGCTATTATGGCATTCAAATTACATTACATTCAAACTGATGTAACACCAACTTTGGATCGAAAAACAATAGATACCATTTATTCGATTTATAAAAAACAGCTTCAGTAA
- a CDS encoding outer membrane beta-barrel protein: MKKVVHILAVMLTSSFAFAQDEKEAATSPATTWGGSADAYYKYDFSKQMNGLTSFTNSQDSFELGMASVQAGHSFGKGAVFVDLGFGKRAGEFSYNETTDKDINAKFLIKQLFFTYQVTDKFKFVAGSFGTHIGYEVLDAVGNKNYSMSYAFSYGPFFNTGLKAQYTSGKFTAMLGITNPTDFKSAMDAGSSQKTYIAQVGYIGETGSAYLNFTSGSTNPVSDENKTQIDFVASKTITDVFSLGFNATYAKTNNDIDSALDGDWFALVGYANYTFKPNLSLAYRMEYFDAKKAAASLGTLTGSNVFANTVSLNYKVGKLTIIPELRYDAASEDIFLDKDAAPTGGSFYGLIATTYSF, from the coding sequence ATGAAAAAAGTAGTACACATTTTAGCCGTGATGTTAACCAGTTCTTTTGCTTTTGCTCAAGATGAAAAGGAAGCTGCGACTTCACCGGCGACCACTTGGGGAGGATCGGCAGATGCTTATTATAAATATGATTTTTCAAAACAAATGAACGGATTGACGAGTTTTACCAATTCTCAGGATTCATTCGAATTAGGAATGGCTTCTGTTCAGGCAGGACATAGCTTTGGAAAAGGGGCTGTCTTTGTTGATCTGGGCTTTGGAAAAAGAGCAGGAGAGTTCTCCTATAACGAAACTACAGATAAAGACATAAATGCAAAATTTTTGATTAAACAATTATTCTTCACCTATCAGGTTACCGATAAATTTAAGTTTGTAGCGGGTAGTTTCGGAACACATATAGGTTATGAGGTATTAGATGCTGTCGGAAATAAAAATTACAGCATGTCTTATGCTTTTTCTTATGGTCCGTTTTTCAATACAGGTCTGAAAGCCCAATACACATCAGGTAAGTTCACGGCTATGCTTGGTATTACCAATCCGACCGACTTTAAATCAGCAATGGATGCAGGTTCAAGTCAAAAAACATACATAGCACAAGTAGGGTATATAGGAGAGACCGGTAGTGCTTATTTGAATTTTACTTCGGGAAGTACTAATCCGGTTTCTGATGAAAATAAAACACAGATTGATTTTGTAGCGTCTAAAACAATAACGGATGTCTTTTCTTTAGGGTTTAATGCCACGTACGCTAAAACGAATAATGATATTGACAGTGCGCTCGATGGTGATTGGTTTGCTTTGGTAGGGTATGCCAATTATACTTTCAAACCAAATTTGAGTCTGGCCTATAGAATGGAGTATTTCGATGCAAAAAAAGCAGCGGCAAGTTTAGGAACATTAACAGGATCAAATGTTTTTGCAAACACCGTTTCTTTGAATTATAAAGTAGGGAAATTGACTATTATTCCGGAGTTAAGATACGACGCTGCCTCTGAGGATATTTTTTTAGATAAAGATGCTGCCCCAACCGGAGGATCATTCTACGGATTGATAGCTACAACATACTCTTTCTAG
- the mgrA gene encoding L-glyceraldehyde 3-phosphate reductase: MKYNRCGKSGLLLPQISLGLWHNFGSVDNFDTAECIAVEAFDKGITHYDLANNYGPVPGSAETNFGKILWHNFQGNLRDEIIISTKAGYTMWDGPYGDWGSRKYLLSSLDQSLKRMKVDYVDIFYSHRPDPETPIEETMMALDYAVRSGKALYVGISNYSAEQTRVAVDVLKQLGTPCLIHQAKYSMLERWVENGLLDVLEEKGVGCIAFSPLAQGLLTDKYLNGIPENSRAHNPNGHLKEDEVTQERIQKLVQLNEIARNRNQSLAQMALSWLQKDKRITSVLIGASSVKQLNNNIECLQNLDFAEDEINAIEKILA, from the coding sequence ATGAAATATAACAGATGTGGAAAAAGCGGATTGTTACTGCCTCAGATTTCTTTAGGATTGTGGCATAACTTCGGATCGGTAGATAATTTTGATACTGCGGAATGTATTGCCGTTGAAGCTTTTGATAAAGGAATTACACATTATGATCTGGCCAATAATTATGGGCCGGTTCCCGGATCTGCAGAAACTAATTTTGGAAAAATACTCTGGCATAACTTTCAGGGAAATTTAAGAGATGAAATCATTATCTCGACCAAAGCTGGTTATACCATGTGGGATGGCCCTTATGGAGATTGGGGTTCTCGTAAGTATTTACTGTCAAGTCTGGATCAGAGCTTAAAAAGAATGAAGGTAGATTATGTGGATATTTTTTATTCACATCGTCCAGATCCTGAGACTCCAATTGAGGAAACGATGATGGCTTTAGATTATGCTGTGAGAAGTGGAAAAGCTTTGTATGTGGGAATAAGTAACTATTCGGCAGAACAAACCAGAGTGGCTGTAGATGTTTTGAAGCAATTGGGGACGCCATGTTTGATCCACCAGGCCAAGTATTCTATGCTGGAGCGTTGGGTAGAAAACGGCTTATTAGATGTTCTCGAAGAAAAGGGAGTAGGTTGTATTGCTTTTTCTCCTTTGGCACAGGGACTTCTGACGGATAAATATCTAAACGGAATCCCTGAGAATTCAAGGGCACATAATCCAAACGGACATTTGAAAGAAGATGAGGTGACACAGGAACGCATCCAGAAATTAGTTCAGTTGAACGAAATTGCCCGAAACAGAAATCAGTCTTTGGCTCAAATGGCTTTGTCATGGCTCCAAAAGGACAAACGAATTACTTCAGTTTTGATCGGAGCAAGCTCTGTAAAGCAATTGAATAATAATATCGAATGTTTGCAAAATCTTGATTTCGCGGAAGACGAAATAAATGCAATTGAGAAAATTTTAGCATAG
- a CDS encoding DUF433 domain-containing protein: protein MENNWQNLISIDPDIRFGKPVIAGTRICVSDILSWLSTAMTFEEIIADFPELKKEHILAALAFAANRENITKIIAA, encoded by the coding sequence ATGGAAAATAACTGGCAAAACTTAATTTCAATCGATCCGGACATTCGGTTTGGTAAACCTGTGATTGCAGGAACCCGAATTTGCGTCTCAGACATTCTTTCCTGGCTATCTACAGCTATGACTTTCGAAGAAATTATAGCTGATTTTCCCGAACTAAAAAAAGAGCATATTTTAGCGGCTTTAGCCTTTGCTGCAAACAGGGAAAATATAACCAAAATAATCGCAGCCTAA
- a CDS encoding DUF5615 family PIN-like protein, with protein sequence MKLLLDANISWRVIKSIENEFSNCLHCKDIRINQPAKDIEIWNFAKQNNFTILTHDDDFEKLLLLKGAPPKVIILKTFNKNTNQIAELLISKREAIISFISNDDLLILEIY encoded by the coding sequence ATGAAATTACTTTTGGATGCAAATATCTCATGGAGGGTAATTAAGAGCATTGAAAATGAATTTTCAAATTGTTTGCATTGCAAAGATATTCGAATAAACCAGCCTGCAAAAGATATTGAGATTTGGAATTTCGCCAAACAAAACAATTTCACCATACTTACTCACGATGATGATTTTGAAAAACTATTGCTTTTAAAGGGAGCGCCGCCAAAAGTAATAATTCTAAAGACTTTCAACAAAAATACGAACCAAATTGCTGAGCTTTTAATCTCAAAAAGGGAAGCTATTATTTCTTTTATTTCAAATGATGACTTACTGATCTTAGAGATTTATTAA
- a CDS encoding sialate O-acetylesterase, translated as MKNNMFKFVLFLLIIPGFMMANVSLPNIFGDNMVLQRNAEVKIWGWANPQEEIRLVVDWSNIEYKVKANNLAQWELKIKTPEAGGPYVISIKGYNEIILKNILIGEVWVCSGQSNMEMSSSWGIDNGEEETKNAANPNIRFFNVPKLTATTQQNNLLGNWTESTSETMKYFSAVGYFFAKRLREELKNVPIGLISSNWGGTPAEVWIPEEVVQKDPVLLENARKLNEQEYGPRQPGRAYNAMIYPFVGYKIAGTIWYQGESNVGSLVYDKTLSALIASWRKVWNDDFPFYYVQIAPFKTGSNNFHNAIIRNSQRKLLKEVSNTGMTVTSDISDVKEIHPKDKKTVGVRLANLALENTYKITVGLVNGPLFKSFKIDKEVITLSFDYADGLYFKNKLSNQFEIAGADGIFYTAEALIRNDQVVVSSKKVKNPVKVRFAWGNTIQSDLFNKVNLPASCFSTE; from the coding sequence ATGAAAAATAATATGTTTAAGTTTGTTCTCTTTCTGTTGATTATTCCCGGTTTTATGATGGCAAATGTCTCTCTACCCAATATTTTTGGTGATAATATGGTTTTACAGCGCAATGCTGAAGTTAAGATTTGGGGTTGGGCCAATCCACAGGAAGAAATCAGATTAGTGGTTGACTGGAGCAACATCGAGTATAAAGTTAAAGCAAACAATCTGGCGCAATGGGAGCTGAAAATAAAAACACCCGAAGCCGGTGGTCCTTATGTAATTTCTATCAAAGGGTACAACGAAATTATTCTTAAAAATATTTTGATTGGCGAAGTTTGGGTCTGTTCGGGGCAATCGAATATGGAAATGTCATCAAGCTGGGGGATAGACAATGGGGAGGAAGAAACTAAAAATGCAGCAAATCCTAATATTCGATTTTTTAACGTTCCGAAATTAACAGCTACAACACAACAGAACAATCTGCTTGGTAACTGGACAGAATCGACTTCCGAAACCATGAAATACTTTAGTGCTGTTGGTTATTTTTTTGCCAAACGCTTAAGAGAAGAACTAAAGAATGTTCCAATTGGGTTAATATCTTCTAACTGGGGAGGTACTCCCGCAGAAGTCTGGATACCCGAAGAAGTCGTTCAGAAGGATCCTGTTTTGTTAGAAAATGCAAGAAAATTAAATGAGCAGGAGTATGGACCCCGACAGCCGGGACGTGCGTACAATGCGATGATCTATCCTTTTGTTGGATACAAGATTGCCGGAACAATTTGGTATCAGGGAGAATCGAATGTTGGTTCTTTAGTATATGACAAAACATTATCGGCTTTAATTGCTTCATGGAGGAAAGTCTGGAACGATGATTTTCCGTTTTATTATGTACAAATTGCCCCTTTTAAAACAGGAAGTAATAATTTTCATAATGCCATCATAAGAAATTCACAAAGAAAATTACTCAAAGAGGTTTCGAATACCGGAATGACTGTAACCAGTGATATTTCAGATGTAAAAGAAATTCATCCCAAAGATAAAAAGACAGTAGGAGTCCGTTTAGCCAATCTGGCTTTGGAAAATACTTATAAAATTACTGTTGGGCTGGTCAATGGACCTCTTTTTAAGAGTTTTAAAATCGATAAAGAGGTAATAACTCTTTCTTTTGACTATGCCGATGGTTTGTATTTTAAAAATAAGCTGTCCAACCAGTTTGAAATTGCAGGAGCAGATGGTATTTTCTATACGGCCGAAGCTTTAATTAGAAACGATCAGGTCGTAGTAAGCAGTAAAAAAGTTAAAAATCCGGTTAAGGTTCGTTTTGCCTGGGGAAATACAATTCAATCTGATCTGTTTAATAAAGTGAATTTGCCTGCTTCTTGTTTTAGTACGGAATGA